The Victivallis sp. Marseille-Q1083 DNA window GCGAACACTTTATCGGCCGGCAGTTCGCTGTTCAGCAGGAAGGTGCCGCCTTCCTTGATGCCGGAGAGCATGTCGTAACGGCCGATGTAAGCGGCGTTGTGGCAGGCGACGAAGTTCGGGCTGGTCACCGCGTATTCCGACTTGATCGGGCTGTTGCCGAAACGCAGGTTGGAAATGGTGATGCCGCCGGATTTCTTGGAGTCGTACTGGAAGTAGGCCTGGACGTACTTGTTGGTATTGTCGCCGATGATTTTGATCGAGTTCTTGTTGGAACCGACCGTACCGTCGGCGCCCAGTCCCCAGAACATGCAACTGGTGGCGTCCGTCGGTTCGGAGATGATCTCTTCGGTGATCGGCAGCGAGAGATGGGTGACGTCGTCGTTGATGCCGACGGTGAAATTGTGGGTGCATTTGCCGGCCAGGTGCTGGTAGACGGCGTTGACCATCGACGGCGTGAACTCCTTGCTCGCCAGACCGTAGCGGCCGCCGATCACCTTGATATCGGAACCGGCCAGCGCGCTCTGGACGTCGAGGAACAACGGTTCGGCCAGCGAGCCCGGCTCTTTCAGGCGATCCAGCACGGCGATGCGTTTGACGCTCTTCGGCAGCGCCTTGAGGAAGTAGTCGACCGAAAACGGCCGGTACAAACGGACTTTCAACAGGCCGTATTTACCGCCCCTGGCGTTGAGGTAATCGATGGTCTCTTCGATGGTTTCGCAGCCGGAACCCATCGCGATGATGATATTCTCGGCATCGGCAGCGCCGACGTAATCGAAGAGGTGCAGTTGCCGGCCGGTCACTTTGGCCAGCTCATCCATATAGTGCTGGACGGTCGCCGGCAGGTCGGCGTACTGCCGGTTGGTCGTTTCGCGGCCCTGGAAGTAGACGTCCGGATTCTGCGCCGCCATTTTGGCGTACGGCGCTTCCGGACGCAAAGCGCGGTTGCGGAACCGCTCGACGTCCTTCATGTCGAGCAGCGATTTCATATCGGCGTAATCGAGCAGTTCGATTTTCTGGATTTCATGCGAGGTACGGAAACCGTCGAAGAAGCTCAGGAAAGGAATTTCGCTATGCAGAGCGGACAAATGCGCGACGATCGCCAGGTCATGGGTTTCCTGGATCGAGGCGGCCGACGTCATCGCGAAACCGGTGCTCCGGCAGCTCATCACGTCGGAATGGTCGCCGAAGATCGACAGCGACTGGGCGGCCAGCGCCCGGGCGGAAACATGGAAGACGGTCGGCAGCATTTCGCCGGCGATCTTGTACATGTTCGGAATCATCAGCAGCAAACCCTGGGAGGCGGTGAAGGTGGTGGTCAGCGCACCGGCGCTCAACGAACCGTGGACGGCTCCGGCGGCACCCGCTTCGGACTGCATTTCGACAACCTCAACTTTTTCGCCGAACATGTTCTTCTGGCCCATGCTGGCCCATTGGTCGGCATACTCGCCCATCGTCGAGGACGGGGTGATCGGATAGATCGCCGCGACTTCGCTGAACGCGTAAGCGACGTATGCAGCCGCGTAATTCCCGTCGATGGTCTGCATTTTTTTGCCCATTTTCTCATTACCTCCAGAGCTTATTGGCATCTAATAAATCGACTATGTCCGACGAAACGAAAAATGCCCCGCCGGCCACAAAACAAAAATCGGTCTTAAAAAATACACCCGGACGACCTTTTTTTCAAACGATCCTTTGAAAAATGTCATCCGGGAAGGAACGGTCGAACGGAACGGTAGTTATTTGACCGCCGTGCCGGAAATTTGTACTTCGCGATAGCTGAAGAGCAGCGTGTACCAGACCCAGTTCGAATCCATCCGCGAGCTCAGATTGATCACCTTGCTGGCGCCCTGCGCCCGGGCGACCTTGTTCATCTGCAGCAGCGCTTTGTCCAGCGTCACCGTGTCGGTGAAAATCGCGCAACTGTTGCTGCGTCCGACACTGCCGGTCAGGATCGGAATGCCGAAGAAATAATACCCGTAGATTGTCGAATTCAAATGGGAAATCGCCTGGGTGGGAGTGGCCGCCACGCCGAGCGCGTTGAAACTCGAAGCGCTCTCCACGGAACTGCAGCCGGTGGCAATGCCCAACAGCGAAACTGCCGCCAGCAGCGGCAACGTCCATCTTTTTATCATCTCATTTTCTCCGTTGTGATTGTTGGTGCGGTAAACAATAGTCCGTCTTGCACCGGCTTGCAAGTTTTTTCGTTCACTTTTTTGGGCGCGCCAACGCCCGGAAGCCGATGTCGCGCCGGCAGAAACAATCATCCCATTCAATCAAATCTACCGCCTCGTAAACTTTGTCGATCGCTTCGGTGATCGTCGCGCCGAGCGCGGTGACGCCGAGCACCCGGCCGCCGGCGGTGATGATTTCGCCGCATTTCTCGGCGGTGCCGGCATGGAAAACGATCGCGCCGGTGGCGCCGGCCGCCTCGAGTCCGAAGATCGGAAAACCCTTTTCATAATGTTCCGGATAGCCGCCGGAGGCGAGCACGACACAGACCGCCGGCTGATCGTTCCAGCGGAGTTCCGCCTCGTCCAGCCGGCCGTCGACCGTCTTTTGCATGACGTCGAGCAAATCGCCTTCGAAGCGGCGCAATACCGCCTGGACTTCGGGGTCGCCGAAGCGGACGTTGAATTCCAGCACCTTCGGGCCGTCATCGGTGATCATAATCCCGACGAAAATGATGCCTTTGTAATCAAGTTTATCCGCCTGGATGCCTTTCAAAAACGGCGTCAGAATTTCGGACTGGATCCGTTCCATCATCGCGGCGTCGACGACCGGCGCCGGCGAATAAGCGCCCATACCGCCGGTATTGGGGCCCTCGTCGTTGTCGAATGCCCGTTTGTGGTCCTGGGCGCTGGCCAGCGGGACGATCGTCTTGCCGTCGGTCAGCGCCAGGATGGAGGCCTCTTCTCCGAACAGGCATTCTTCGATCAATATTTTTTTGCCGGAGGAGCCGAAGGCACCATTGAAACAGTCGCTGACGAAATCGATGGCGGAATCCGGATCATAGGCGACCAGCACCCCTTTGCCGGCGGCCAGGCCGTCCGCTTTGACGACGACGCCGCGGGCACCGCGGTCGAACTGCTTGGCGATATACTCGACCGCGCCGATCTGGTGGGTGAAGGTCGCCGACTGGGCGGTCGGAATATGATGTTTGACCATGAACGCCTTGGCGAAATCTTTGCTGCCTTCGAGCCGGGCCGCCGCCTGGGTCGGTCCGAAAATTTTCAATCCGCGGGAACGGAAGAGGTCGACGATGCCGGCGCACAGCGGCGCTTCCGGCCCGACGACGGTGAAGTCG harbors:
- the purD gene encoding phosphoribosylamine--glycine ligase; this encodes MNVLVIGSGGREHVLCWKLAQSARVDKVYCAPGNAGIKQHAECVDLPVDKLEALADFAVSHQIDFTVVGPEAPLCAGIVDLFRSRGLKIFGPTQAAARLEGSKDFAKAFMVKHHIPTAQSATFTHQIGAVEYIAKQFDRGARGVVVKADGLAAGKGVLVAYDPDSAIDFVSDCFNGAFGSSGKKILIEECLFGEEASILALTDGKTIVPLASAQDHKRAFDNDEGPNTGGMGAYSPAPVVDAAMMERIQSEILTPFLKGIQADKLDYKGIIFVGIMITDDGPKVLEFNVRFGDPEVQAVLRRFEGDLLDVMQKTVDGRLDEAELRWNDQPAVCVVLASGGYPEHYEKGFPIFGLEAAGATGAIVFHAGTAEKCGEIITAGGRVLGVTALGATITEAIDKVYEAVDLIEWDDCFCRRDIGFRALARPKK